Part of the Niallia alba genome is shown below.
AAAGCGAAACACCATATTCACATGGAATATTATATTGTGAGAGATGATGATATAGGTCAAGAGATAAAGGATATTTTGCTTGAAAAAGCAAGAGCCGGAGTACAGGTTCGATTTTTATATGATGCTGTTGGGTCTTGGCAGCTATCTAAAAAGTTCTGCTTAGAAATGAAAGAGGCTGGCATTGAAGTGGTTGCTTTTAGTCCTGTTAAAATGCCTTTTTTTAATAGCAAATTTAATTTTAGAAACCATCGCAAAATTATTATCATTGATGGAAATATCGGCTTTGTAGGAGGTTTAAATATTGGAGATGAGTATTTAGGAAGAAATCCTTCGATTGGTTATTGGAGAGATACTCATTTGCTTCTGAAAGGAGATGCGGTTAGGTCTTTACAATTGATTTTTCTTCAAGATTGGTTTTATATGACCAACCATAGTTTCTTAACAGAGGAATATTTAACACCAGTTTCTGAGGAAAATTCCCATGGCGGAGTACAATTGATTGCAGGTGGTCCAGATAATGAATGGAGTGTTATTAAAAGTATTTTTTTCAGCATGATTACTTCGGCGAAGAAATCAATTTGGATTGCTACTCCTTACTTTATTCCGGATGAAGATATTTTTTCTGCTATAAAAATCGCTTCATTAAGTGGAGTGGATGTTCGGATTCTTGTTCCTAGCAAACCAGATAAACGAATCGTTTTCCATGCTTCTCGTTCTTATTTCCCAGAATTACTGGAGTCAGGAGTAAGAGTCTTTGAATACAATCGAGGATTTATGCATAGCAAAATTATTATTGTAGATGGTGAAATTGCTTCCATTGGGACATGTAATATGGACATGAGAAGCTTTCATTTAAATTTTGAAGTAAGTGCCTTTTTATATAGGACAAGAAGTACAGAAAAACTAGTGAAAGATTATTTAGAAGATATAACTCACTCAATCGAATTAGAAGTGGAGACCTTTAATAAAAGGCATTACGGATATCGAATGCTTGAATCGACTTCTAGATTGTTATCTCCGTTATTATAAATGCTGTTTTTTTGATATATGAAATAAATGTAAGGAAATACTTCTGAAAAGGACTAAAATTCTCTTTATGTTAGCATTTTTGTTCAATGGTAATGTGAAGAAAATTTAGCCCTTTTCTGGTTTAGGAGAATTACTTTTGCTGAAGAGAGTATTAAAGTTGTCTTTATAGAAAATTCATTTTGTGAGTATTTCTGAGAAGTTTAAATTTTTTGCAGGAATAAGAAGAACAAAAAAGAATAATAAAAAAAGAGGATAAAAGGAGGGATATTACTTGTATACAGCAATAACGGCAGAAGGAAAAATGATTAACTTGTTTACGATGGAAAATAAGGATGAGCTAAAAGGCTTACGTGAATTGCCGATATATTGTCCAGAATGTAAAGGGAGAGTCATTTTAAAAATGGGGGAGAAGAAGATTACTCATTTTGCACATGAGAGGACACAATGGTGTGCGGGGAATGGAGAGGCTGAGTCTTCTTATCATTTGCAAGGAAAGCTACAACTATATCAAAAATTGCTCGAAGTTAATCTTGAACCTAAATTAGAACCTTATTTTCCAGAAATAAAGCAGCGAGCAGATATTAGTTTTGTCTTTAACAAGGAGCAATATGTGATCGAATATCAATGCGCAGTTATTTCTCCGCAATTAGTAAAAAAACGTACAGAAGGTTATCGAAAAATAAATATTTACCCGATTTGGATTATTGGCTTTCATCATTTGAAAAAATGGAATCCGATCAAAGTGAAACTTTCCACCTTTATTTATCAATTTTTCACTTTTTATCAGAATCAGTATCTACTCCCAACATATTGTCCTTATGATAGGGTATTTTACTTGATTCAAAACCCCGTCCCTATCTCTATTTCTCAAACATTTATCTCCACTTCTTCCTATCCCTTAGTAAAAATGGAGGGCGAACTGAAACTTCCCATCCTATCAAATAAGAATTTTTCTATCTCTTATTGGCGAGAGTTGATTCACCGTCAAAAGACAAAGGATGTGCATTATCCAACAAAAACAAATGATCATTTTTTAAAAGAGCTATATGCAAGGGAACTACATCCCCATTTCTTACCGCCATTTATCGGTATACCCTTAAAAGAAGGCTTCCTCATAGAAACACCTCCACTTTATTGGCAGGCCACTATTTTTTTAGACAGCTTTTTCGATGCAACAAAAATATATCCCCTCCAAAAAGTTTATGGACATTTCCAAAGGAGAATAGAAAAAGGCAATATAAAGATAAGAGACTTGCCTTTTCTAAAAGAGAAAAACTGGAAAGTAGCCGTTAAGCAATATTTACAGACACTTATTAATTTGAAAATTATGGAAGAAATAAAACCGAATTTTTATCGTCTTCTTTATTGGAAAGAAATCAGAAATTATAAGGTACAGACACAAGAAGAAGTGGCATTTTATAAGCATTTAAAAAAATTAAATGATATGCAATAAACATAAATGAAATAGCATAAAATACACATATGCTACTTGGATATGTATGCAACTAGTTCATGCGTTAAAATCGGAAATAGAGCGAAAATTTGTTAGAATAAGAAGGAGTTAGTCGGCAAACAGAGAATATGTAGTAAGGTTTATATTCGTATGGCGAAATAATAGAGTGGAGGATGAAGCATGTCAACAGAAACAGGTGTTAAGAAATTACCACTACGTAATGAGGTTCCAGCAGAAGATACTTGGAGATTAGAGGATATCTTCGCAAGTGATGAAGAATGGGACAAAGAATTTGAAGAAGTAAAGAATTTATCACAAAAGGCTACCGAATATCAGGGCAAGCTTGCTGATAGTGCTGATGTACTTTATGAAGCTTTACAATATCAAGATGAGCTACTATCAAGGCTTGGGATATTATATACATATGCACATATGCGCTACGACCAGGATACAACAAATAGCTTTTATCAAGGAGTAGAAGGTCGTATTAAAAGCTTATATGCACATGCTGCAAGTGCACTTGCTTATATCGTTCCTGAGTTATTATCGATTGATGAAAAAGTCATAAATACTTTTTTAGAAGAAAAGGAAGAACTGAAGCTTTATAAGAAGGCGATAGAAGAGATTAATCTACAACGTCCACATGTTTTAAATGCAGAACAGGAAGCGTTACTTGCCCAAGCTTCAGAGGTATTGGATTCATCTAGCAACACGTTCGGAATGTTAAATAATGCTGACTTGGAATTCCCAAGCATTAAAGACGAAAATGGGGAAGAAGTAGAGGTTACACATGGTAGATACACACGCTTTTTGGAGAGTGCGGATCAACGTGTACGTCGTGATGCCTTTAAAGCAGTTTATGATACGTATGGTAAATTTAAAAATACGTTTGCTTCAACATTAAGTGGAGAAATAAAAAATCATACCTTTAACGCAAAAATTAGAAATTATGATTCACCAAGACATGCGGCACTTGCTGGTAACAATATTCCAGAACAAGTATATGAAAACCTTGTGGAAACGATTAATAAAAATTTACCATTATTGCATCGCTATGTGAAGCTGCGTAAAAAGGTTTTAGGTGTAGATAAGCTCCATATGTATGATCTATATACTCCATTGGTAAAAGATGTGAAAATGGAAATACCTTATGAAGAAGCAAAAGACTTAGTCATTAAAGGATTGGCTCCTCTCGGAGAAGAGTATGCTTCTATTTTAAAAGAAGGATTTGAAAACCGCTGGGTGGATGTCCATGAGAATAAAGGGAAAAGAAGTGGTGCCTATTCTTCAGGAGCATATGGTACAAATCCATATATTCTAATGAACTGGCAGGACAATGTAAACAATCTATTTACATTAGCCCATGAGTTTGGTCATTCTGTGCATAGCTACTATACAAGAAAATCCCAGCCATATCCTTATGGAAACTATTCAATTTTTGTTGCAGAGGTAGCCTCAACTTGTAATGAATCACTATTAAATGATTACTTGCTTAAAACCATTACGGATAAACAAAAACGTCTATACTTGCTCAATTATTTCTTAGAAGGATTCAGAGGAACTGTATTCCGCCAAACAATGTTTGCTGAATTTGAGCAATTAATTCATGAAAAAGCAAGTAATAACGAGCCTTTAACGGCAGACTTATTGACAAAAGAATACTATGCATTAAATCAGAAGTATTTTGGAGAAGAAGATATCATTATAGATGAAGAAATTGGTTTGGAATGGTCTCGAATTCCACATTTTTATTATAATTTCTACGTATATCAATATGCGACAGGCTATAGTGCTGCAACTGCTTTAAGTAAACAAATTTTAGAGGAAGGAAACCCAGCAGTAGAACGATACATCGATTTCTTAAAGGCTGGTAGTTCTGATTATCCAATTGAAGTACTGAAAAAAGCTGGAGTAGATATGGCAAGCAAAACACCAATTGAAGAAGCATGTAAGGTTTTTGAAGAGAAATTAAATGAAATGGAAAGCTTATTGAATGAGCTTCAATAGTCTTTAGAATGGAAAAACGAGTAAGAGAGGCAGCTCTTTTGCTCGTTTTTTCATTTGGTTCTT
Proteins encoded:
- the pepF gene encoding oligoendopeptidase F, translating into MSTETGVKKLPLRNEVPAEDTWRLEDIFASDEEWDKEFEEVKNLSQKATEYQGKLADSADVLYEALQYQDELLSRLGILYTYAHMRYDQDTTNSFYQGVEGRIKSLYAHAASALAYIVPELLSIDEKVINTFLEEKEELKLYKKAIEEINLQRPHVLNAEQEALLAQASEVLDSSSNTFGMLNNADLEFPSIKDENGEEVEVTHGRYTRFLESADQRVRRDAFKAVYDTYGKFKNTFASTLSGEIKNHTFNAKIRNYDSPRHAALAGNNIPEQVYENLVETINKNLPLLHRYVKLRKKVLGVDKLHMYDLYTPLVKDVKMEIPYEEAKDLVIKGLAPLGEEYASILKEGFENRWVDVHENKGKRSGAYSSGAYGTNPYILMNWQDNVNNLFTLAHEFGHSVHSYYTRKSQPYPYGNYSIFVAEVASTCNESLLNDYLLKTITDKQKRLYLLNYFLEGFRGTVFRQTMFAEFEQLIHEKASNNEPLTADLLTKEYYALNQKYFGEEDIIIDEEIGLEWSRIPHFYYNFYVYQYATGYSAATALSKQILEEGNPAVERYIDFLKAGSSDYPIEVLKKAGVDMASKTPIEEACKVFEEKLNEMESLLNELQ
- a CDS encoding competence protein CoiA gives rise to the protein MYTAITAEGKMINLFTMENKDELKGLRELPIYCPECKGRVILKMGEKKITHFAHERTQWCAGNGEAESSYHLQGKLQLYQKLLEVNLEPKLEPYFPEIKQRADISFVFNKEQYVIEYQCAVISPQLVKKRTEGYRKINIYPIWIIGFHHLKKWNPIKVKLSTFIYQFFTFYQNQYLLPTYCPYDRVFYLIQNPVPISISQTFISTSSYPLVKMEGELKLPILSNKNFSISYWRELIHRQKTKDVHYPTKTNDHFLKELYARELHPHFLPPFIGIPLKEGFLIETPPLYWQATIFLDSFFDATKIYPLQKVYGHFQRRIEKGNIKIRDLPFLKEKNWKVAVKQYLQTLINLKIMEEIKPNFYRLLYWKEIRNYKVQTQEEVAFYKHLKKLNDMQ
- the cls gene encoding cardiolipin synthase, whose amino-acid sequence is MNHTARLGLFFVVAALFVYVFNLFFSVKGGIYGQLSLVISLSVIFIGFVIFFENRHPTQTLTWLIVLGSFPIIGFVFYLFFGRNYRKERIYRKKYFLDKEAFLKIEREISSRKEEKKKILDGHQRNLFHLAEKLGNSPISFGTSTQVLTDGDETFSTILKELRKAKHHIHMEYYIVRDDDIGQEIKDILLEKARAGVQVRFLYDAVGSWQLSKKFCLEMKEAGIEVVAFSPVKMPFFNSKFNFRNHRKIIIIDGNIGFVGGLNIGDEYLGRNPSIGYWRDTHLLLKGDAVRSLQLIFLQDWFYMTNHSFLTEEYLTPVSEENSHGGVQLIAGGPDNEWSVIKSIFFSMITSAKKSIWIATPYFIPDEDIFSAIKIASLSGVDVRILVPSKPDKRIVFHASRSYFPELLESGVRVFEYNRGFMHSKIIIVDGEIASIGTCNMDMRSFHLNFEVSAFLYRTRSTEKLVKDYLEDITHSIELEVETFNKRHYGYRMLESTSRLLSPLL